A single genomic interval of Antechinus flavipes isolate AdamAnt ecotype Samford, QLD, Australia chromosome 1, AdamAnt_v2, whole genome shotgun sequence harbors:
- the LOC127548671 gene encoding YLP motif-containing protein 1-like, producing the protein MGGPPPFEFRLDPPLLWPWTRTSCPPEPLPPRVPAPQSPCPPEPLPPRIPTLSTKKLPKALRGQLRNPGASPPVLPLPLWLSRAPLHWAALVDAGNIWPRFRAAGKSPRACSQVFATRKPEPSAGLFLQERENHIYSPCARLILQIVPMIFTTVLGVQVALSLSAA; encoded by the exons ATGGGAGGACCTCCTCCATTCGAGTTTCGTCTAGACCCGCCTTTGCTGTGGCCTTGGACAAG AACCTCCTGCCCCCCAGAGCCCCTGCCCCCCAGAGTTCCTGCCCCCCAGAGCCCCTGCCCCCCAGAGCCCCTGCCCCCCAGAATCCCCACACTGAGCACCAAGAAGCTGCCCAAGGCACTGAGAGGTCAGCTGCGGAATCCAGGTGCCAGCCCCCCAgtcctgcccctccccctctgGCTCTCACGAGCGCCTCTGCACTGGGCAGCTCTCGTGGACGCCGGAAACATTTGGCCCCGATTCCGCGCAGCGGGCAAATCTCCAAGGGCGTGTTCACAAGTCTTTGCCACCAGAAAGCCAGAACCCAGCGCCGGACTCTTCCttcaagagagagaaaatcatATTTATTCCCCCTGTGCCAGGTTGATTCTACAAATAGTACCCATGATCTTCACCAcagtcctgggag TGCAAGTCGCCCTGAGCCTCTCAGCTGCCTAA